From one Mytilus trossulus isolate FHL-02 chromosome 10, PNRI_Mtr1.1.1.hap1, whole genome shotgun sequence genomic stretch:
- the LOC134688015 gene encoding GTPase IMAP family member 9-like, which translates to MTQWMCDGCTFLNEHWRNKCKVCKSLKSKDDYGASGGGKESEDSSGSYKEKDWTCPKCTFINQSTSNKCGVCRSTQEAGCHPVEKQSSNNNKYSPVGVEDNEIRIVLIGRTGTGKSATGNNLLGHDHFRSLTSGSSVTEKCKRGESKRKGKKVVIVDTPGLFDTGATNETVTKEIIKCIGMTSPGPHAMVLVVSVGRFTKEEQDTVKHFVDHFGAGVVDHMIVLFTRKDDLSKSNQTIGQYVKTVPSNLKTILSQCGNRFIAFNNDAVGQSNTDQVDDFYKMVESMCNDNGGSCYTNELYKEAESALQRRMRIERKRLEEQKEKEKDKIKNEVQSKYQRKLDHEKKAKSKLEEDLKSKKIQSDKDRENLQKQLKEASKRMKRELGKKDKELREQIKKTEDEFKQKMTEDALKTNQRNNVENEKGDFFSDLMGGLVTAGKKLLKLFF; encoded by the exons ATGACCCAGTGGATGTGTGATGGATGTACCTTTTTGAATGAACATTGGAGAAATAAGTGTAAAGTGTGTAAGAGTTTAAAGAGTAAAGATGATTATGGGGCTTCTGGTGGTGGAAAAGAATCTGAAGACAGCTCAGGATCGTACAAAGAGAAAG ATTGGACTTGCCctaaatgtacatttatcaaccaatcaacgagTAACAAATGTGGAGTGTGCCGGTCCACGCAAGAGGCCGGATGTCATCCAGTGGAGAAACAGTCtagcaacaacaacaaat ACTCGCCAGTCGGCGTAGAAGATAATGAAATTCGAATAGTACTTATCGGAAGAACAGGAACTGGAAAAAGTGCAACAGGAAATAATCTTTTAGGTCACGATCATTTCCGATCCCTTACTTCCGGTTCTTCGGTAACCGAAAAATGTAAACGCGGAGAATCAAAACGGAAAGGAAAAAAAGTAGTTATTGTTGATACACCGGGTTTATTCGATACAGGAGCGACGAATGAAACTGTTACCAAGGAGATAATTAAATGTATCGGGATGACGTCACCTGGACCTCACGCAATGGTCCTTGTTGTTAGTGTTGGTAGATTTACTAAGGAAGAACAAGACACAGTCAAACATTTTGTAGACCATTTCGGAGCAGGTGTTGTTGACCACATGATTGTACTTTTCACCAGAAAGGATGACCTTTCAAAATCGAATCAAACGATTGGCCAATATGTTAAAACAGTTCCGAGTAATCTTAAAACTATACTGAGTCAGTGCGGAAATAGATTCATTGCGTTCAACAATGACGCGGTTGGACAGtcaaatacagatcaagttgaTGACTTTTATAAAATGGTGGAGTCGATGTGCAATGACAATGGCGGCTCTTGTTATACAAACGAATTATACAAAGAAGCAGAATCTGCACTTCAGAGGAGGATGCGTATAGAAAGGAAAAGACTTGAAGAGCAAAAGGAGAAAGAAAAAGATAAGATAAAAAATGAAGTACAATCTAAATATCAAAGGAAACTTGACCATGAAAAAAAGGCGAAAAGTAAATTAGAAGAAGATTTAAAATCCAAGAAAATACAATCTGATAAAGACAGAGAAAATTTACAGAAGCAACTCAAAGAAGCAAGCAAAAGAATGAAACGGGAGTTAGGGAAGAAAGACAAGGAGTTACGGGAGCAAATAAAGAAAACGGAAGatgaattcaaacaaaaaatgaccGAAGATGCGCTAAAAACCAATCAAAGAAATAacgttgaaaatgaaaaaggagattttttttctgatcttATGGGAGGATTGGTTACTGCTGgcaaaaaacttttaaaattatttttttaa
- the LOC134688221 gene encoding organic cation transporter protein-like produces MKFDDILKHIGEFGYYQKRLYLLLCLPAISTGCYMMMLVFVMHAPKHRCQIPGMNNDTYNVQNNQHASKINKTIPPSHDEIHKYDRCYYYQYRNNTRDRVKCSKWVYDTNTFTETFASKMNFVCDDAIKRSHAQMIFYGGVLVGDVSFGILSDKIGRKKTFLLSTIITLAMAVGVAFSQTFYVFVILEFMIGAAHHGGFMICCVMSLEYVGPSKRVLTGIPIHIFFAFGIMYIALMGYILRNWFYVQLAVGAPFAVFLFYWRMIPESSRWLLSMGKYDDAEKIIQRIAKVNKKKIPSRMIDEKTLENPKTANVYHLFSTLEMTKRTIILLWNWIVIAMVYYGVTMHTGGNIGGNFYLNFFILAIVEVPAKLLVMATLNRAGRKKIHCFCMVVGGVACICTIFTVLYGGDELQPLTLTLAIIGKMGSAAAFGIIYVYSMELYPTVVRNSGMGLSSCIARIGGMVAPYVAQSADVVGGKFGQALPLVIFGGCSVSAGLLCLILPETLNRKLPETVREANDFTKKLDLDDVHKEKFTFKEYQSNTEKEKAKVKEIYTVSN; encoded by the exons ATGAAATTTGATGACATTTTAAAACACATCGGTGAGTTTGGATACTACcagaaacgtctctatttgttGCTATGTTTACCAGCTATCAGTACGGGATGCTATATGATGATGTTGGTCTTTGTTATGCATGCTCCAAAACACAG aTGTCAGATACCTGGTATGAACAATGATACCTATAATGTACAGAACAACCAGCATGCcagtaaaattaacaaaacaattccGCCCTCCCATGATGAGATACACAAGTATGATCGCTGCTATTACTACCAGTACAGAAATAACACCAGAGACAGGGTCAAATGTTCTAAATGGGTGTATGATACCAACACTTTCACTGAAACTTTTGCTTCAAAG ATGAACTTTGTTTGCGATGACGCAATCAAAAGATCACATGCTCAGATGATATTTTATGGTGGAGTTCTTGTTGGTGATGTGTCATTTGGTATATTGTCAGACAA AATTGGCAGAAAGAAAACGTTTTTGTTATCAACCATTATAACATTAGCAATGGCTGTTGGTGTTGCATTCTCACAGACCTTTTATGTATTTGTAATACTTGAGTTCATGATTGGTGCTGCACATCATGGTGGATTTATGATCTGTTGTGTCATGA GTTTGGAATATGTTGGACCGTCTAAGAGGGTCCTTACTGGAATTCCTATACATATCTTCTTTGCGTTTGGTATAATGTATATAGCATTAATGGGATATATTTTGCGTAACTGGTTTTATGTACAGCTGGCAGTCGGTGCTCCATTTGcagttttcttattttattggCG GATGATCCCAGAATCATCTAGGTGGCTATTAAGCATGGGCAAATATGATGATGCtgaaaaaattatacaaagaaTAGCAAAAGTAAACAAGAAAAAGATCCCATCTAGAATGATAGATGAAAAGACATTGGAGAATCCAAAGACGGCTAACGTGTATCACTTATTTTCTACATTGGAAATGACTAAAAGAACGATCATACTTCTATGGAACTG gatAGTGATTGCTATGGTTTACTACGGAGTAACCATGCATACCGGAGGCAATATTGGTGGAAATTTTTATCTGAACTTTTTCATACTAGCTATCGTAGAAGTTCCTGCTAAATTGCTTGTTATGGCAACATTAAACCGTGCTGGAAGAAAAAAGATCCATTGTTTCTGTATGGTTGTTGGAGGTGTAGCTtgtatatgtacaatatttacaGTTCTATATGGAGGTGATG AATTGCAACCATTAACTCTAACTTTAGCCATCATTGGGAAAATGGGTTCAGCTGCAGCTTTTggaattatttatgtatattctATGGAGCTATATCCTACTGTGGTCCGAAACAGTGGAATGGGTTTAAGCTCCTGTATTGCAAGAATTGGTGGAATGGTGGCTCCATATGTAGCTCAATCA gcTGACGTTGTTGGAGGCAAATTTGGACAAGCTTTACCATTAGTTATATTTGGTGGTTGTTCCGTTTCAGCGGGGCTACTTTGTCTTATCCTTCCAGAAACCTTGAATAGGAAATTACCTGAAACAGTAAGAGAAGCCAACGATTTTACAAA aaaATTAGACCTGGACGATGTCCACAAAGAAAAATTCACGTTTAAAGAATACCAGTCAAACACAGAAAAAGAAAAGGCGAAAGTGAAAGAAATTTACACTGTTTCAaactga
- the LOC134688223 gene encoding uncharacterized protein LOC134688223, producing the protein YFYIFRLFFIEWSCPKCTFVNQPAHKRCQICNSKNVPRTAVGHSKPVIKEWSGTRCSSPNHSNSKKCRSCRFSSQCEDEDEKSSLKSHKSSSSEANDAFTTVSKIVSTLDITANTIKDVTEHVNSTVDKTVNTLKDTTDKVVRTVGDATNTFTDVTDKVVCSAEKAANTFTDVTDKVVRSAEIAANALTDVADRVVRSAEIATNTLTDVTDKVVGLIDDATSETTDITYTNETAFKADNIDKVAKQICSANDVEASYKHRNYETHTTRNKTNDANFEEVDTVSSQDVEITDVANGVTKRSDKDVTSVDNKFEEDGEIRIVLIGRTGTGKSATGNTLLGFDQFRSLPSGSSVTDKCKPGESIRNEKKVVVVDTPGLFDTEVTNETVTKEIIKCIGMTSPGPHAVVLVVSVGRFTKEEQDTVKHFVNHFGNGVFKYMIVLFTRKDDLTKMKQSIHQYVETVPKELKTILQQCGNRYISFNNDATGQPKREQVNDFFEMVESMCNENGHSCYTNEMYQEAEITLQRRMQIEREKLKKQKKLEIEDARNEVESKYLESLEQEMNEKSELEDALVSRKMASDLEKAELQNKLDESKKKMKRKLEMKEKELQEEMKKKEDEFNKKMSLDGLRANERNNVEKESGDTLTDLVGGLKKIATGFAKILKINW; encoded by the exons tatttttatatttttcgtttattttttatagaatgGTCTTGTCCTAAATGTACCTTCGTCAATCAGCCAGCTCATAAACGATGTCAAATTTgtaattctaaaaatgtgcCACGAACAGCAGTAGGACATTCTAAGCCTGTGATAAAAg aGTGGTCTGGCACTAGATGTTCATCACCCAACCATTCTAACTCGAAGAAATGTCGGTCATGTCGATTTTCTTCTCAATGTGAAGATGAAGATGAAAAATCATCATTGAAAAGTCATA aatcttCATCTAGTGAAGCTAATGATGCATTTACGACAGTATCAAAAATAGTCAGTACATTGGACATAACAGCCAACACGATTAAAGATGTTACCGAACACGTAAATAGTACAGTTGACAAGACAGTCAATACGTTGAAAGATACCACTGATAAAGTAGTTCGAACAGTTGGCGATGCTACTAACACGTTTACAGATGTTACGGATAAAGTAGTATGTTCAGCCGAAAAAGCAGCTAACACGTTTACAGATGTTACCGATAAAGTAGTCCGTTCAGCCGAAATAGCAGCTAACGCGTTAACAGATGTTGCCGATAGAGTAGTCCGTTCAGCCGAAATAGCAACCAACACGTTAACAGATGTTACGGATAAAGTAGTCGGTTTAATTGACGATGCAACCAGTGAAACAACAGATATAACATATACAAATGAAACAGCCTTTAAAGCGGACAACATAGATAAGGTggctaaacaaatatgtagtgCTAATGACGTTGAGGCATCTTATAAACACAGAAATTATGAGACACATACCACAAGGAATAAAACAAACGATGCAAATTTTGAAGAAGTGGATACAGTTTCCAGCCAAGATGTTGAAATAACAGATGTAGCAAATGGAGTAACAAAAAGAAGTGATAAAGATGTCACTAGTGttgacaataaatttgaagaagATGGGGAAATTCGTATCGTACTCATTGGTCGAACAGGGACTGGAAAAAGTGCAACTGGAAACACTCTCTTAGGGTTTGATCAGTTCCGATCACTGCCCTCGGGGTCCTCGGTTACCGACAAATGTAAACCAGGAGAATCTATTAGAAACGAAAAGAAAGTTGTAGTAGTTGATACACCCGGTTTATTTGACACGGAGGTGACGAATGAAACTGTTACCAAGGAGATAATCAAATGTATCGGAATGACATCACCAGGACCGCATGCTGTTGTTCTTGTTGTGAGTGTCGGTCGATTTACAAAAGAAGAACAAGATACTGTCAAGCATTTTGTTAACCATTTCGGGAATGgtgttttcaaatatatgatCGTTCTTTTCACTCGAAAGGATGACCTGACAAAAATGAAACAGTCAATACATCAGTATGTGGAAACAGTCCCAAAAGAACTTAAAACTATCCTTCAACAATGCGGTAATAggtatatttcttttaacaatgaTGCAACTGGACAACCAAAGAGAGAGCaagttaatgatttttttgaaatggtCGAATCGATGTGTAATGAGAATGGCCACTCCTGTTATACGAATGAAATGTATCAAGAAGCTGAAATCACATTGCAGAGAAGGATGCAGATTGAAAgggaaaaattgaaaaagcagAAGAAACTAGAGATCGAAGATGCCAGAAATGAAGTAGAAAGTAAATACCTGGAATCGCTTGAAcaagaaatgaatgaaaaaagtgAACTTGAAGATGCCTTGGTTTCTCGAAAAATGGCTTCCGACCTGGAAAAAGCCGAACTGCAGAATAAACTCGATGAATcaaagaagaaaatgaaaagaaaactagaaatgaaagaaaaagaattacaggaagaaatgaaaaagaaggAAGATGAATTCAATAAAAAGATGTCTTTGGATGGATTAAGAGCTAACGAAAGAAATAACGTAGAAAAGGAAAGCGGAGATACATTAACTGATTTAGTTGgcggattaaaaaaaatagcaacggGTTTcgctaaaatattaaaaatcaattggtGA